A window of the Bacillus sp. A301a_S52 genome harbors these coding sequences:
- the pheS gene encoding phenylalanine--tRNA ligase subunit alpha produces the protein MLDRLQELHDEAMTKVANASNLNDLKEVRIAYLGKKGPITEVMKEMGKLSAEERPKVGQKANEVRQSVQHYIEEKEKAFEEAALLEKLKKESIDVTLPGRQIAKGGRHPLTSVIETIEDVFMGMGFSVAEGPEVETDYYNFESLNLPKHHPARDMQDTFFITSDLLLRTQTSPVQTRTMEKHEGKGPVKIICPGKVYRRDEDDATHSHQFMQIEGLVVDEGIQMSDLKGIFATFVKEYFGEDRNIRLRPSFFPFTEPSAELDISCAMCGGKGCRTCKHTGWIEVLGSGMVHPNVLRMGGFDPEKYSGFAFGMGVERFAMLKYGVDDIRHFYTNDTRFLSQFSRV, from the coding sequence AAAAAGGGCCCATCACCGAGGTTATGAAGGAAATGGGGAAGCTTTCAGCTGAAGAACGGCCGAAAGTAGGACAAAAAGCTAATGAAGTAAGACAATCAGTTCAACATTATATTGAAGAAAAAGAAAAAGCATTTGAAGAGGCAGCTTTATTAGAAAAGCTGAAAAAAGAAAGCATTGATGTAACATTACCTGGTCGCCAAATAGCGAAAGGAGGCCGTCATCCATTAACATCAGTTATCGAAACTATTGAAGATGTTTTTATGGGGATGGGCTTTAGCGTTGCTGAAGGACCAGAAGTAGAAACGGATTATTATAACTTTGAATCATTAAACTTGCCAAAACATCACCCGGCCCGTGATATGCAAGATACCTTCTTTATAACGAGTGATTTGTTACTTCGAACGCAAACGTCGCCTGTTCAAACGAGAACAATGGAAAAGCATGAAGGGAAAGGACCAGTTAAAATAATTTGCCCCGGAAAAGTTTATCGCCGTGACGAGGATGATGCGACGCATTCTCATCAATTTATGCAAATAGAAGGACTTGTCGTTGACGAAGGTATTCAGATGAGTGACTTAAAAGGAATTTTTGCTACATTCGTGAAAGAATATTTCGGTGAAGATAGAAATATCCGTTTACGACCTAGCTTTTTTCCATTCACTGAACCATCAGCCGAGTTAGATATTTCATGTGCGATGTGTGGAGGAAAAGGCTGTCGAACATGTAAACATACTGGGTGGATAGAAGTACTTGGTTCAGGAATGGTGCATCCTAATGTCTTGCGAATGGGTGGGTTTGATCCTGAGAAGTATTCCGGCTTTGCGTTTGGCATGGGTGTAGAGCGCTTTGCCATGTTGAAATATGGTGTTGATGATATACGCCATTTTTATACGAACGATACCCGCTTTTTATCACAGTTCTCGCGAGTATAA